The genomic region TTAGGGATAGCTCAGACTCCTGGGTCCTTATTGGGGTGAAGCAGACTTTCAAACCCACAAGAATTCTGGTTGAGGAAGGTGGAGTCTCATGTCTTGATTGCATTGTTGGAGGAATGTCTAGGGAGGGTCTCAAACTTCATGGCTAAAAAGATAATGGGTATCATTGGTGTTCAGGAATATTGAGATCTCTCGCTGACATAAGCTGGGGATTCCAATATGACTACCTTACATCATGGCATTATGTGGCTTACAAGAATTTATTGTTAGGAAATGAGGGGATTGCTTGTCCCTAATTTATTGTTAGGAAATGAGTATTATATGTAAAGAACTTGGAGTCCTTCAGTTCTGCTTGAGGAGCCCCCATCTGGAATCTCTGAGCTCCTAATTTGAATTTGGGAAGCTACAGCTATGAACTGGGGATTTCTTATTTGTAGGGTCCAGTGTTGGGATCCAGGTTCCATATTGGATTTTGAACAGGATCTGTGGATGGGAGTCCTAGCATGGGAAATCAGGGTCTAGTGTCTCTAGACCATATGGTAGGGGATGGGGATACTGGAATTCTTGATTGGAATTTCAGAGTTCAGAGTACTGATTCTTAATTTGTAGGATGAGGGTACCTTATTTTACTGGAATACTCTGGTTGGGATGCTGGGTCAAAGAATTTAGCTCATGGTTTGATATTCTGTGGTTGCTGATCAATATCATTGTGGCTCCAGGTTTCTGAGTCTCAATAGCTTGTGAACAAGTTCCACCATTCCAGGGTCAGGAGCCTGTCTGGATCTGGGAGGGTGAAATTAGGGTAGGGGAACCTTGGCTCTGAATTGCAGGCTGTAATTGGGGTACCAAATTGAAATCGGCACAGGATCAGAGTTAGATGGGTCTAACTTCTTGGTAATAGAATTGGGTGTTAAGGTCAAGATAAAAGTCCAAGAGTTTAAACTCAGGTGGGAGCTTCTGCTTGAAGTCTTAGGTAGGCATGAGAACAGGGTATAGAGTTAGGGATCCTGGATTGGTGACCCACTTTGGGGATTTCTATAgcattttagagatagggtctaaAGGACAGGTATCAGTGTATTAGATCAGGAATTAAGTTGAGTGTCTTGGGTTAGAGTTTATGAACAGGTTAAGTGGTATAGCATCTAGTGTCTAAGCCTAATACCCTAGCTCCTGGCTCAGAGTTGGGGTGATGGGTCCTGGTTGGAGTCTAGTGTTCACAACTAGGGGCTTGAACCAGGGCACAGAGTCAGGACTGGGGTGCCAGTTACTAAAATTGAAGCTATTGATTAGTGTAATAATTTCTGAATCAATGGGTCAGGCTCAAGGTTAGGGATTCTGGTATGGTCTGATTTCTAAGGTTAGGACAGGAGATTGGGTCTGACAATTCTGGTTCTGGGGCTGACATTCTGGAATTAGAGTTTCTGGTGAGAATAATATTTGGGAGCCAGGTTCAGACATGGCTGGAATCAAGATTCAGTCTCTGGGTCTGGTCTGAAGGTTATGGCTGGAAATCTTATCCTGGGGTTGGTGATCCAGATCCAGATAGAGCACAGTTGGCAAGTCTGGGAAGTCCAGTCTTAGGTTCAGGGTCAACTCTTGGTGTCTGGCCAGAGTCCAGGGCTATGGTCCTAGTTCAGAACATAACAGTCAGATTTGAGAGTTCAGTTTTGGAGTTTGTGTCTCTGGCCAGGGTGCAATGTCCCAAAGAGCTAAATGGGTTTGGGGATTCTGATTGGTCTTCAAGCTTTCCACCGGCAACTTCCCATCCCGCAGGCCCCGCAGGGCGCCCCCCGCCGCTGAGCATGAGTCACTGCAGCAGTCGCGCCCTGACCCTGCTTAGCAGCGTGTTTGGTGCCTGCGGCCTGCTCCTCGTGGGCATCGCGGTCAGCACGGACTACTGGCTGTACATGGAGGAGGGGATCGTGTTGCCGCAGAATCAGACCACCGAGGTCAAGATGGCGCTGCACGCTGGCCTCTGGCGAGTCTGCTTCTTTGCAGGTGCAGCATCTCCTACCTTGCCTGGGACCCGAGTTCTTAACATAGTTCCAATCTCCTGGGCTCCAAAAATCCAGGAACTGATCCTGTTTCTCTCCTGGAAGTTAAATTTTGACATGGAGACTTTATCCTAGCCCTTTATTCCCTAAATCTAGCAACCCCACCCCATGATCAAAGTCCAGGTTCTAATCCTTCTCCCCCAACCCTGAGACCTCCCTTAGGGTCAGCAGTTTAGATCCAGAACTTGTCTCCTGGACAGGACAGGAGCATGGGCAAGATAAAAGAACTCATGCCTCCCAGAAGGCCACCAAGTGCTTTCCACTTAAGAATCCTGGCCCTCTGGACCTTATCCGTTTTAGGGACCAAGGAGCCCTGATCTATAGCCCTTTCTTTACTTAGGACACGGGGATGCATTCTTGCCTTCCTCCATCCTGGGATCTCCTAGATCCCAATTTGGGGCAACTCACCAGAGCTTCCAAACCTCCCACCCTTCCCCTccaccctgccctccctcaaGAGCAGAGCACACCATAATCTTTGGGCGAAGATTCTGTTTCTCCATCTTCGATCTTCCCTGTCCATCCAGTCCATGATGACCTCGCTGGAGCTTAACAGCCTCTCCTccagcccagcttttttttttttttttgtcttcccccACACCAGGTCGGGAGAAGGGTCGCTGTGTGGCCTCAGAATACTTCCTTGAGCCAGAGATCAACTTGGTGACGGAAAACACGGAGAATATTCTGAGTGAGGGGAAGCGAGGGAGGAGCCCAGGAATCAAGGGGGTCATGGGAGAAAGGACAGGACTAGGGAAGGGGTAGGGTCCAAGTGAAGGATGGAGATTTGAAAGAAGGCAGAATAGTGGGTAAGAAGAAGGGACTAGGTTGTTATGGTGGGGCCTGACTAGGAGGAGTCCACATGAAAGGAGTAGAATCAAGCCAGGGAGTGTGATGGGGTGAGGGTGGAATAAGCAGTGGAAGTATCAGAGAAAGGGGAGGACCCTGGGAAAGGGGAGGAACCAAAGGGACCAACGGTGGAAGGGAGACATGGAGGTCAAGGGAATGGGGAGATGGCCCACTAGAGATTTCCTCCtcaccccttcttctcccccttgTGCCTCCCTCAGAGACAGTGCGCACGGCCACTCCCTTCCCCATGGTCAGTCTGTTCCTCGTGTTCACGGCCTTCGTCATAAGCAACATCGGCCACATCCGCCCACAGAGGACCATTCTGGCCTTTGTTTCTGGCATCTTCTTCATCTTATCAGGTAAGATCAAGGAAAGGGCTTGGGGGGCTGGAGGAACCATGGTCACTTTTCTACTTAGAGAAGTATTTCCATGCTGTGTGAACTGGAAGGAACTGCAGAACCTCTCTGAGCCTATCTCTGAGCTCATCAGAGTAGCATTGTTTGGAGGGTCAAATCCTCATGAATGCTTACTGGGTGCTAATTAGGTGCCAAGCCCTGTTCTGAACAACTCTATGAGGCGAATGCTATTAATAGCCCCATTTCACTGATATGGAAGCAAAGGCTTAGAGAGATGAGGTCATTTGCTCAGGGCTGCACCACTAGTGAGAAGCAGAGCTTGAAATCAAAGTCACACAATTAGCCTCCAGAGGCTGTATTTTTAACCACCGCTGATAGTTTAGCAATTAACAGTTTACAAGGCTGTTTATTTTCTGtgggacattttattttaatttttctcaacaaACACGAAAGTCAAAAAGTGTTTTGTAGTGAACACTCATGTCCCCACTGCTTAGAATCAGCTGCTAACAAATGACTAGATTTGCACTATCTTGTAACTGTCTctcaatttgtatttctttctttggtggttctgtagtttaaactcagggtcttgcacttgccaggcaggtgctataccacctGAACCTGCCCACCCCAATGCCCGGTCCCCCAGACCTCTATTGCTTTCAGATTGGGTCTTGAATTTATaccgaggccagcctggatcctgATCTGCCTGTTTATGCTTCtctcctagctgggatgacaggcatgtattaccatgcccagtttttttattggttgagatggagtcttgctaacttttcaccTGGGCTGGA from Castor canadensis chromosome 16, mCasCan1.hap1v2, whole genome shotgun sequence harbors:
- the Cacng7 gene encoding voltage-dependent calcium channel gamma-7 subunit isoform X1; this translates as MSHCSSRALTLLSSVFGACGLLLVGIAVSTDYWLYMEEGIVLPQNQTTEVKMALHAGLWRVCFFAGREKGRCVASEYFLEPEINLVTENTENILKTVRTATPFPMVSLFLVFTAFVISNIGHIRPQRTILAFVSGIFFILSGLSLVVGLVLYISSINDEVMNRPSSSEQYFHYRYGWSFAFAASSFLLKEGAGVMSVYLFTKRYAEEEMYRPHPAFYRPRLSDCSDYSGQFLQPEAWRRGRSPSDISSDVSIQMTQNYPPAIKYPDHLHISTSPC